The following are encoded in a window of Impatiens glandulifera chromosome 5, dImpGla2.1, whole genome shotgun sequence genomic DNA:
- the LOC124939199 gene encoding keratin, type I cytoskeletal 9-like: MESFSVEKKRLMAQPRIEKSVELVQANLIIEEKEVVKELDQDVINQEDEVLKSHVLEAEASPEKEAEVSRPDVSRFVGEPSKNKESEKSSSSEGKQAKNVVSSKPLPFPSITATNIHDNILNPYYDLGKLSDIVNKVCEEVMEEEEEKYESELEKDGPELSIHVHTHISPIQTAPTDSQEISSNEGSSAVDDSEIKQGEFADLHMTQNEMEQTLKKNTYEVHIVNKSYSKFEKNFFKQQSKLFDCERENNIEMHNEVMDAMSLLRYQLEEENAKAATEKEKNLITQGEDNSGRRGSSVSTGTRSKRKPIGDDSDRPNKRGRGRISDRGGRSTGSDRGGRSTGGDRGGRNGGTGRGGRSLPPFRNLLTGEEMSGEGLNYPIDPLIKREEQ, encoded by the exons ATGGAAAGTTTTTCAGTAGAGAAAAAACGTCTAATGGCTCAACCCCGTATTGAGAAATCTGTGGAACTCGTTCAAGCCAACCTAATAATCGAAGAAAAAGAAGTCGTTAAGGAACTCGATCAAGATGTTATTAATCAGGAAGATGAAGTGTTGAAATCCCATGTTCTTGAAGCAGAGGCATCTCCAGAAAAAGAGGCTGAAGTTAGTCGGCCTGATGTTTCCAGATTTgtgggggaaccctcaaaaaaCAAGGAATCAGAgaaaagttcctcatctgaggggaAACAAGCCAAAAATGTTGTATCTTCCAAGCCTCTACCATTTCCTAGTATCACTGCTACAAATATTCATGATAATATTCTCAACCCTTATTATGATTTAGGAAAGTTGTCCGATATAGTTAACaaggtttgtgaagaagttatggaagaagaagaagaaaaatatgaaagtGAGTTAGAGAAGGATGGACCCGAGCTGTCCATACATGTTCATACCCACATCAGTCCTATTCAGACCGCTCCAACAGATTCTCAAGAGATTTCATCGAACGAGGGATCATCTGCTGTTGATG ACTCAGAAATCAAACAAGGAGAATTTGCTGATCTTCATATGACTCAAAATGAGATGGAGCAAacattgaagaagaacacgtatgaaGTTCATATCGTTAACAAATCTTACTCCAAATTTGAGAAGAATTTCTTCAAACAGCAATCCAAGTTGTTTGACTGCGAAAGAGAAAACAACATAGAAATGCACAATGAAGTTATGGATGCGATGAGTCTGCTTCGATATCAGTTG GAAGAAGAAAATGCAAAGGCTGCTaccgagaaagagaagaatcttATCACTCAAGGTGAGGACAATAGTGGAAGAAGAGGTAGTAGTGTCTCAACAGGCACCAGGTCCAAGCGAAAGCCAATCGGTGATGATAGCGACAGACCAAATAAAAGAGGCCGAGGTCGCATCAGTGATCGCGGTGGTAGAAGCACTGGAAGCGATCGTGGTGGTAGAAGCACTGGAGGTGATCGTGGTGGCCGAAATGGTGGAACCGGTCGAGGTGGTCGttctcttcctccttttcgcAATCTCTTGACAGGTGAAGAAATGAGCGGTGAAGGACTCAACTACCCAATCGACCCACTCATAAAAAgagaagaacaataa